In Amycolatopsis coloradensis, one genomic interval encodes:
- a CDS encoding extracellular solute-binding protein has product MRRSFALGAALLLAASLTGCTVGGGTNASGGEITFLTFETPNLPPSYWDSAIKRVTDRDPGLSVKKLVAPSTDRTGYAKQLLQSGQFPDVAIAVDSAGFAESGNLYAWTPEELKDFQFPAANPIKGGHHQLPANTQTIPPIYYNKKLFADAGITSTPKTWNELLAASEKLKAKGITPFTIGGGKEGFPSAMLLDGLVSVDVYGRTPDWLSQRRADQIKFTDPAFQQAFGKFADLVAKGYLDKTQVARDYSATEAAFLNGEGAMYPMGNWFAASADAKKPPFEIGVFNFPSEDGKLVVPAYTGGGIVVNAKSRNLDAARKFALAFQLDKEQIDASVKADGLFPAIKGYTPPSDVGPVFKAGYDLYREAVAKNAIVNAFSWETADDGLLPGMKDKVYQAAQDVITGRKTVADACAFLDTEWAKAR; this is encoded by the coding sequence ATGAGAAGGTCCTTCGCGTTGGGAGCCGCACTACTCCTCGCCGCGAGCCTCACCGGATGCACCGTCGGCGGCGGGACGAACGCCTCCGGCGGCGAGATCACCTTCCTGACGTTCGAGACGCCGAACCTCCCACCGTCCTATTGGGACTCCGCCATCAAACGCGTCACCGACCGCGATCCCGGCCTGAGCGTGAAGAAACTGGTCGCCCCGTCGACCGACCGCACCGGCTACGCCAAGCAGCTGTTGCAGTCCGGCCAGTTCCCCGACGTCGCGATCGCCGTGGACTCCGCCGGTTTCGCCGAATCGGGCAACCTCTACGCGTGGACACCCGAGGAGCTCAAGGACTTCCAGTTCCCGGCGGCCAACCCGATCAAGGGCGGACACCATCAGCTGCCCGCCAACACCCAGACCATCCCGCCGATCTACTACAACAAGAAGCTCTTCGCCGACGCCGGGATCACGTCGACGCCGAAGACGTGGAACGAACTCCTCGCCGCGTCGGAGAAACTGAAGGCGAAGGGCATCACCCCGTTCACCATCGGCGGCGGCAAGGAAGGGTTCCCGTCCGCGATGCTGCTGGACGGCTTGGTCAGCGTCGACGTCTACGGCAGGACACCGGACTGGCTGTCCCAGCGCCGGGCCGACCAGATCAAGTTCACGGATCCGGCCTTCCAGCAGGCATTCGGCAAGTTCGCCGACCTGGTGGCCAAGGGCTACCTCGACAAGACCCAGGTCGCGCGGGACTACTCGGCGACCGAGGCGGCGTTCCTCAACGGTGAAGGCGCCATGTATCCGATGGGCAACTGGTTCGCCGCCAGTGCCGACGCCAAGAAGCCGCCGTTCGAGATCGGCGTCTTCAATTTCCCCTCCGAGGACGGGAAACTTGTCGTGCCCGCCTACACCGGCGGCGGCATCGTCGTCAACGCCAAATCGCGGAACCTCGACGCGGCAAGGAAGTTCGCGCTCGCGTTCCAACTCGACAAGGAGCAGATCGACGCCTCGGTCAAGGCCGATGGCCTGTTCCCCGCGATCAAGGGATACACGCCGCCCTCCGACGTCGGCCCGGTTTTCAAGGCGGGCTACGACCTGTACCGGGAAGCCGTCGCGAAGAACGCGATCGTGAACGCCTTCAGCTGGGAAACCGCGGACGACGGGCTCCTGCCGGGGATGAAGGACAAGGTCTACCAGGCCGCGCAGGACGTCATCACCGGCCGCAAAACGGTGGCCGACGCGTGCGCGTTCCTGGACACCGAATGGGCGAAGGCACGCTGA
- a CDS encoding carbohydrate ABC transporter permease, with the protein MTTKLRPAAAILASALFAVPLYYVLVNVFKPGDQIAQEPASVPLPPTLTNIHAVLTRPDGLFWVSLANSLLVTLLSIIVLTVLSAMLGHYLARSGKRWTKVLALILLAGLMIPPQVILIPVTEVLRLTGLMATIQGLVLFNVGYYVPFGVFVFTGFIRGVPVELEEAALLDGASRTQVFWRIVFPLLRPATASVLIFLGVWIWNDFIDPLIILGPSQGTTITTGIYRSIGQYQADLGSVFALMFLATLPVLIFYLALQKQFVKGLTGGATKG; encoded by the coding sequence GTGACCACGAAACTCCGGCCCGCCGCGGCGATCCTGGCGAGCGCGCTCTTCGCCGTGCCGCTGTACTACGTGCTCGTCAACGTCTTCAAACCCGGCGACCAGATCGCCCAGGAGCCGGCGTCGGTCCCGCTGCCACCGACGCTGACCAACATCCACGCCGTCCTCACGCGGCCCGACGGCCTGTTCTGGGTGAGCCTGGCGAACAGCCTGCTCGTCACCCTGCTGTCGATCATCGTGCTGACCGTGCTCTCGGCCATGCTCGGGCACTACCTGGCACGTTCCGGCAAGCGATGGACCAAGGTGCTCGCGCTGATCCTGTTGGCCGGCTTGATGATCCCGCCGCAGGTGATCCTCATCCCGGTCACCGAGGTGCTGCGGCTGACCGGGTTGATGGCGACGATCCAGGGCTTGGTGCTGTTCAACGTCGGCTACTACGTGCCGTTCGGAGTCTTCGTGTTCACCGGATTCATCCGCGGGGTGCCGGTGGAACTCGAGGAAGCCGCGCTGCTCGACGGCGCTAGCCGGACGCAGGTGTTCTGGCGGATCGTGTTCCCGCTGCTGCGCCCGGCCACGGCGAGTGTGCTGATCTTCCTCGGGGTGTGGATCTGGAACGACTTCATCGACCCGTTGATCATCCTCGGGCCCAGCCAGGGCACGACGATCACCACCGGGATCTACCGCTCGATCGGGCAGTACCAGGCGGATCTCGGCAGCGTGTTCGCGCTGATGTTCCTGGCGACGCTTCCGGTGCTGATCTTCTACCTGGCTTTGCAGAAGCAGTTCGTGAAGGGGCTGACCGGCGGGGCGACCAAGGGCTGA
- a CDS encoding sugar ABC transporter permease, producing the protein MGRKPILPRVWHFASFGAPGVVIYLCFVMAPILISFGYSLTNHNPFNPPAEFVGLENYRSLFQDEQFLTALRVTTILTVIVVVVPNVLGLGVALLLDRKGWLYNVLRSVFFTPVILSSVVVSIIWTKLLDDRGPVNDALRALGVEHPPGWLSDPDLALYSVASIVCWQMLGFCVVVYLAGLQGVPAELLEAAEIDGAGPVRRFRAVTWPLLAPSLTINTVVLLISAFKTYDYVKVVTNGGPGSGTTATIAFDVLATGLDANHVGYASAMAVVMLVIVAALTTIVLRFLRRREVDL; encoded by the coding sequence ATGGGGAGAAAACCGATCCTGCCGCGGGTGTGGCATTTCGCCTCGTTCGGCGCGCCCGGAGTCGTCATCTACCTCTGCTTCGTCATGGCGCCGATCCTCATCAGCTTCGGCTACAGCCTGACGAACCACAATCCGTTCAACCCGCCCGCGGAATTCGTGGGCCTCGAGAACTACCGGTCGCTGTTCCAGGACGAACAGTTCCTGACCGCGCTGCGCGTCACGACGATCCTGACCGTGATCGTCGTGGTCGTCCCGAACGTGCTGGGGCTCGGCGTCGCGTTGCTGCTCGACCGGAAAGGCTGGCTGTACAACGTTTTGCGGAGCGTGTTCTTCACGCCCGTGATCCTCAGCTCCGTCGTGGTGAGCATCATCTGGACGAAACTGCTCGACGACCGGGGCCCGGTCAACGACGCGCTCCGCGCCCTCGGCGTCGAGCACCCGCCGGGCTGGCTTTCGGATCCTGATCTCGCGCTGTACTCGGTCGCGTCGATCGTGTGCTGGCAGATGCTGGGATTCTGCGTGGTCGTGTATCTCGCGGGCCTGCAAGGTGTCCCGGCCGAACTGCTGGAGGCCGCGGAGATCGACGGCGCCGGACCGGTCCGCCGGTTCCGCGCGGTGACCTGGCCGCTGCTCGCGCCGTCGCTGACGATCAACACCGTCGTCCTGCTGATCTCGGCGTTCAAGACCTACGACTACGTCAAGGTGGTCACCAACGGCGGGCCGGGTTCGGGGACCACGGCCACCATCGCGTTCGACGTCCTCGCCACCGGCCTCGACGCGAACCACGTCGGCTACGCGTCCGCGATGGCCGTGGTGATGCTGGTGATCGTGGCGGCCCTGACCACGATCGTGCTGCGGTTCCTGCGGCGGCGGGAGGTGGACCTGTGA
- a CDS encoding glycosyl hydrolase family 18 protein, with translation MTLFAAGLLVAAGSPALAAGRLRAAFTLAGTTGEYTVTNPSGETVADWSITFTVPAGVTATSGSHATVSQSGDQVTLTPAFYIKSLAPGRSTYPYSPSFRLSSAVNPLTCRIDDANCDGSGDTPPSTPSNLRLVAKTTTTAALAWNAAAPGSLPVVGYDVYQGTTLAASVTGTEARITGLTPNTAYSFTVVAKDRKDAKSPPTPALAVTTNNPSDDTQAPTVPSNLRSTAVTSGSISLAWNASTDNTGVVSYDVYRGTSLATTVTGTTATVTGLSPSTSYSFTVKARDGYDNVSAASAAVSARTGDIVNGYARVGYFVQWGIYGRQFFVKNLVTNGSAAKLTHLLYAFGNIDPVNHTCLSGVTKGTTSNPQDPNQGDGAGDAEADYSRPMSAAQSVDGVGDTGWETLRGNFNQLKKLKAKYPNLKILISLGGWTYSKYFSDVAATPASRQKFVASCIDTYLKGNVKPYGGAGGPGTAAGIFDGIDIDWEWPGSPDGHPGNHWSANDKTNLTALLAEFRTQMDAYGATTGKRYELQAFTPADPAKVKGGWEIPKIFDYLDVANVQGYDFHGSGSDNSWEPNRTGHQGNLYADADDPYNFKFSVESAINAYTDAGANPRKLTLGLAFYGRGWQGVADGGKKGEWQSATGAAPGQFAEEAGTRGYANLLASVPNCAVQHDTAAVATSCYTGNGGQWWTFDDAWSIQQKVAWLKTRGLLGVMAWEMSGDTGSLMTTVDNSLK, from the coding sequence GTGACACTCTTCGCCGCCGGGCTCCTCGTGGCCGCGGGGAGTCCGGCGTTGGCGGCGGGCCGCCTCCGCGCCGCCTTCACCTTGGCCGGAACCACCGGTGAGTACACCGTCACCAACCCCAGCGGCGAAACCGTCGCCGACTGGTCCATCACCTTCACCGTCCCCGCCGGCGTGACCGCCACGAGCGGCTCGCACGCCACGGTCTCCCAGTCGGGCGACCAGGTCACCCTCACCCCGGCGTTCTACATCAAATCGCTCGCGCCGGGCCGTTCGACCTACCCCTACAGCCCGTCGTTCCGGCTCAGTTCCGCGGTCAACCCGCTCACGTGCCGGATCGACGACGCGAACTGCGACGGTTCCGGCGACACACCGCCGTCGACACCGTCCAACCTGCGGCTCGTGGCGAAGACGACCACGACCGCCGCGCTGGCCTGGAACGCCGCCGCCCCGGGCTCCCTGCCCGTCGTCGGCTACGACGTCTACCAGGGCACCACGCTGGCGGCCTCGGTCACCGGCACCGAAGCGAGGATCACCGGCCTGACGCCGAACACGGCGTACAGCTTCACCGTCGTCGCCAAGGACCGGAAGGACGCCAAGTCCCCGCCCACCCCGGCACTGGCGGTGACCACCAACAACCCGAGCGACGACACCCAGGCACCGACCGTGCCTTCGAACCTCCGCTCGACCGCGGTCACCTCGGGCTCGATCTCGCTGGCGTGGAACGCGTCCACCGACAACACCGGCGTCGTCTCCTACGACGTCTACCGCGGCACTTCCCTCGCCACCACGGTGACCGGGACGACCGCGACGGTGACCGGGCTTTCACCGTCCACTTCGTACTCTTTCACGGTCAAAGCCCGCGACGGTTACGACAACGTCTCCGCCGCCAGCGCCGCCGTCAGCGCTCGCACCGGCGACATCGTGAACGGGTACGCCCGGGTCGGCTACTTCGTCCAGTGGGGCATCTACGGCCGCCAGTTCTTCGTCAAGAACCTGGTGACCAACGGGTCCGCCGCCAAGCTGACCCATCTGCTGTACGCCTTCGGGAACATAGACCCGGTCAACCACACCTGCCTTTCGGGTGTCACCAAGGGGACGACGTCGAATCCCCAGGACCCGAACCAGGGGGACGGCGCCGGCGACGCGGAAGCCGACTACTCACGGCCGATGTCCGCCGCCCAGTCCGTCGACGGCGTCGGCGACACCGGCTGGGAGACGCTGCGCGGCAACTTCAACCAGCTGAAGAAGCTCAAGGCCAAGTACCCCAACCTGAAGATCCTCATCTCCTTGGGCGGCTGGACCTACTCGAAGTACTTCTCCGACGTCGCGGCCACGCCCGCGTCGCGGCAGAAGTTCGTCGCGTCGTGCATCGACACGTACCTCAAGGGGAACGTGAAGCCGTACGGCGGCGCCGGCGGTCCGGGTACGGCCGCAGGCATCTTCGACGGCATCGACATCGACTGGGAGTGGCCGGGCAGCCCCGACGGGCACCCCGGGAACCACTGGAGCGCCAACGACAAGACGAACCTGACCGCTCTGCTCGCCGAGTTCCGCACGCAGATGGACGCCTACGGCGCGACCACCGGCAAACGGTACGAACTGCAGGCGTTCACCCCCGCCGACCCGGCGAAGGTGAAGGGCGGCTGGGAGATCCCGAAGATCTTCGACTACCTCGACGTCGCGAACGTGCAGGGCTATGACTTCCACGGCTCCGGCAGCGACAACTCGTGGGAGCCGAACCGCACCGGCCACCAGGGGAACCTCTACGCCGACGCGGACGATCCGTACAACTTCAAGTTCAGCGTGGAGTCGGCGATCAACGCCTACACCGATGCCGGGGCCAATCCACGGAAACTCACCCTCGGCCTCGCCTTCTACGGGAGAGGCTGGCAAGGGGTCGCGGACGGCGGCAAGAAGGGCGAATGGCAGAGCGCGACCGGAGCCGCGCCAGGCCAGTTCGCCGAGGAAGCAGGTACTCGTGGTTACGCGAATCTCTTGGCCAGTGTCCCCAACTGCGCCGTCCAGCACGACACCGCGGCCGTGGCCACGTCGTGCTACACGGGCAACGGAGGGCAATGGTGGACCTTCGACGACGCCTGGTCCATCCAGCAGAAGGTGGCCTGGCTCAAGACCAGAGGGCTGCTCGGGGTCATGGCCTGGGAGATGTCCGGTGACACCGGATCCCTCATGACCACGGTGGACAACTCGCTGAAGTGA
- a CDS encoding enoyl-CoA hydratase/isomerase family protein, with the protein MAASIRLDREDDLAVLTIASPPLNLYTADLQAELGEAIGELEATPPRAALIRAEGKIVSGGVDVSLFDAQSSAAEAKVLFDEMLAIPDRIAALPFPTVFAAHGLCLTWAFEVAVACDLILASEKAKFGLVERVVGLTPTMGGTQRLAARAGVGRAKEFVMTGATYDAATLERWNVVNRVLPVDGFDEAARAFATDLAQGPTKAHAATKKVLEHYEHGGVAEANEHITTIAAGLFDTEDLRAAVKSFLADGPGKATFTGR; encoded by the coding sequence TTGGCCGCCTCGATCCGCCTCGACCGTGAAGACGACCTCGCCGTCCTGACCATCGCTTCGCCGCCGCTGAACCTCTACACGGCGGATCTGCAGGCCGAACTGGGCGAGGCGATCGGTGAACTGGAGGCCACGCCGCCCCGCGCGGCGCTGATCCGCGCCGAAGGGAAGATCGTCAGCGGCGGCGTGGACGTCTCCCTGTTCGACGCCCAGTCGAGCGCGGCCGAGGCGAAGGTGCTCTTCGACGAGATGCTGGCGATCCCCGACCGGATCGCCGCGCTCCCGTTCCCCACCGTGTTCGCCGCCCACGGCCTGTGCCTGACGTGGGCGTTCGAGGTCGCGGTCGCCTGCGACCTCATCCTCGCGAGCGAGAAGGCCAAGTTCGGCCTGGTCGAACGGGTCGTCGGCCTGACCCCGACCATGGGCGGCACGCAGCGGCTCGCCGCCCGCGCCGGCGTCGGCCGCGCCAAGGAATTCGTGATGACGGGCGCGACCTACGACGCCGCGACACTCGAACGCTGGAACGTGGTCAACCGGGTGCTCCCGGTGGACGGCTTCGACGAGGCCGCACGCGCCTTCGCGACCGACCTCGCCCAGGGGCCGACAAAGGCGCACGCCGCCACCAAGAAGGTCCTGGAACACTACGAGCACGGCGGCGTCGCCGAGGCGAATGAACACATCACGACGATCGCCGCCGGGCTCTTCGACACCGAGGACCTGCGTGCGGCGGTGAAGTCGTTCCTCGCCGACGGTCCCGGGAAGGCGACCTTCACCGGCCGCTGA
- a CDS encoding alpha-galactosidase — protein MAEIVFDENTRSWLIGTASTSYALRLTEDDTPSHVYWGPALTADQVTEILPRTKERWDAFNDPNEGLDELAADGGTRYWTPALQVRFADGTRPLEWRYLGHDIDGGQLRVRFRDRHYPLRITLGYRVPAGTDVIERWTELGHDGTDGPIEIIRADSATWVVPVRPDYRISHVTGRWAAESQLLREPVPHGETTFGSRRGITSHHANPWVMLDDGETTERHGEVYSAVLAWSGSWRITTTRSSTGRLTVTGGFGQDGVIPRLAPGDTLTTPVFAGLYTGGGFGAASRAWHAYTIDHVLPHPGELRPVLYNSWEATGFGVNDAGQRALAKRAASLGVELFVVDDGWFGARSGDHAGLGDWQVNRDKFPDGLEPLVGEVHRLGMKFGLWVEPEMVNPDSDLHRAHPDWVLHHPHRTRSELRRQLVLNFARPDVAEWAFGTLDSLVGAHGIDFLKWDMNRPFSEAGWPADSDPDRLWVEHTRSVYAIMDRLRARHPGLRIEACSGGGGRIDLGIMARADQVWTSDNTDALDRLVIQHGYGQVYPARAMSAWVTDDPNFVTGRSTPLRFRFHVAMAGVLGIGGDIVRWSEEELAHAREQIALYKEIRPIVQHGRLHRLVPPATDGVSALQYVAADGGRAVVFVFRQAAHFHTHERSVRLDGLDPSARYRDEDTGKVWHGVSLLAHGLFPGLPEGDFASVVIRLKKL, from the coding sequence GTGGCCGAGATCGTTTTCGACGAGAACACCCGTTCCTGGCTCATCGGCACGGCATCCACGAGTTACGCGCTCAGGCTGACCGAGGACGACACGCCCTCCCACGTCTACTGGGGTCCCGCACTCACCGCAGACCAGGTCACCGAAATCCTGCCCCGGACCAAAGAACGCTGGGACGCCTTCAACGATCCCAACGAGGGACTCGACGAACTCGCCGCCGACGGCGGCACCCGGTACTGGACCCCCGCCCTCCAGGTCCGGTTCGCCGACGGGACCCGGCCCCTCGAATGGCGCTACCTCGGCCATGACATCGACGGCGGACAGTTGCGCGTCCGGTTCCGCGATCGCCACTACCCCCTCCGGATCACGCTCGGCTACCGCGTCCCGGCAGGCACCGACGTCATCGAGCGCTGGACCGAACTCGGCCACGACGGCACGGACGGCCCGATCGAGATCATCCGGGCCGACTCGGCGACCTGGGTCGTGCCGGTCCGGCCGGACTACCGGATCAGCCACGTCACCGGCCGCTGGGCAGCCGAAAGCCAACTGCTCCGCGAGCCCGTCCCCCACGGCGAAACGACGTTCGGCAGCAGGCGCGGCATCACGAGCCATCACGCCAATCCGTGGGTGATGCTCGACGACGGCGAAACTACAGAGCGGCACGGCGAGGTCTACAGCGCCGTGCTCGCGTGGAGCGGTTCGTGGCGGATCACCACCACCCGATCGTCCACCGGCCGCCTCACCGTGACCGGCGGTTTCGGCCAAGACGGCGTCATCCCCCGGCTCGCGCCCGGCGACACGCTCACCACGCCGGTTTTCGCCGGGCTGTACACCGGCGGCGGATTCGGTGCCGCGAGCCGCGCCTGGCACGCGTACACGATCGACCATGTCCTCCCGCATCCCGGCGAGCTTCGGCCGGTGCTCTACAACTCCTGGGAGGCAACGGGATTCGGCGTCAACGACGCGGGACAACGCGCGCTCGCGAAAAGGGCGGCATCGCTCGGCGTGGAACTGTTCGTGGTGGACGACGGCTGGTTCGGTGCCCGGAGCGGCGACCACGCCGGCCTCGGCGACTGGCAGGTCAACCGGGACAAGTTCCCCGACGGCCTCGAACCGCTCGTCGGCGAAGTGCACCGCCTCGGCATGAAGTTCGGGCTCTGGGTCGAACCCGAAATGGTCAATCCGGACAGCGATCTCCACCGGGCCCACCCCGACTGGGTCCTCCATCATCCACATCGGACTCGGTCGGAGCTCCGGCGGCAACTGGTCCTCAACTTCGCCCGCCCGGACGTCGCCGAGTGGGCGTTCGGCACGCTCGACTCCCTCGTCGGCGCACACGGGATCGACTTCCTGAAATGGGACATGAACCGCCCGTTCAGCGAGGCGGGCTGGCCGGCCGACAGCGATCCGGACAGGCTTTGGGTGGAGCACACCCGCTCGGTCTACGCGATCATGGACCGCCTGCGCGCCCGCCATCCCGGGCTGCGGATCGAGGCGTGCAGCGGCGGTGGCGGCCGGATCGATCTCGGGATCATGGCCAGGGCGGACCAGGTCTGGACTTCCGACAACACCGACGCGCTCGACCGGCTCGTCATCCAGCACGGCTACGGCCAGGTGTACCCGGCGCGGGCGATGTCGGCGTGGGTCACCGACGATCCCAACTTCGTCACCGGGCGATCCACGCCGCTGCGCTTCCGGTTCCACGTCGCGATGGCCGGGGTGCTCGGCATCGGCGGCGACATCGTGAGGTGGTCCGAGGAGGAGCTGGCCCACGCGCGCGAACAGATCGCGCTGTACAAGGAGATCCGGCCCATCGTCCAGCACGGCAGGCTCCATCGTCTCGTGCCGCCTGCCACCGATGGCGTCTCCGCGCTGCAGTACGTGGCGGCCGACGGTGGACGCGCGGTGGTGTTCGTGTTCCGGCAAGCGGCACATTTCCACACTCACGAAAGATCGGTCCGGCTCGACGGACTCGACCCCTCCGCCCGCTACCGCGACGAGGACACCGGAAAGGTGTGGCACGGTGTCTCGCTCCTGGCACACGGCCTGTTCCCGGGTTTGCCGGAGGGCGACTTCGCCAGCGTCGTGATCCGGCTGAAGAAGCTCTGA
- a CDS encoding PaaX family transcriptional regulator has translation MTILGEYVLPRDQAIWTSTLVEALRVLDIEEKSARQALARSSAEGWVVSERVGRRVRWSLTPPGRRLLTEGAERIYAFGNEEKTWDDRWLMLIVSVPEAKRDLRHRLRTRLTWAGFGSPVAGVWVSPDLSRQREAQQIVQELGLDAQAMSFTAAYGDVGDQETMVARSWDLSDLKDRYEDFIDRFTGLRPSGERGVLRAQTELVHEWRSFPFLDPRLPLKLLPDGWSGVRAADLFHRKHVEWRPEAQAQWDELVGASG, from the coding sequence ATGACGATCCTCGGCGAGTACGTCCTGCCCCGTGACCAAGCGATCTGGACCTCGACGCTGGTCGAGGCGCTGCGCGTGCTGGACATCGAGGAGAAGTCCGCACGGCAGGCGCTGGCCCGTTCCTCCGCCGAGGGCTGGGTCGTCTCCGAACGCGTCGGACGAAGAGTGCGCTGGTCGCTCACTCCACCCGGCAGGCGCCTCCTGACCGAAGGCGCGGAACGGATCTACGCGTTCGGCAACGAGGAGAAGACCTGGGACGATCGCTGGCTGATGCTGATCGTGTCGGTCCCCGAAGCGAAGCGGGATCTCCGGCACAGGCTGCGCACCCGCCTGACGTGGGCCGGGTTCGGTTCGCCGGTGGCCGGTGTCTGGGTCAGCCCGGATCTCAGCCGCCAACGGGAGGCCCAGCAGATCGTGCAAGAGCTCGGCCTCGACGCGCAGGCGATGTCGTTCACCGCCGCCTACGGTGACGTCGGCGATCAGGAGACGATGGTCGCGCGGTCCTGGGACCTGAGTGACCTCAAGGACCGCTACGAGGACTTCATCGACCGGTTCACCGGTCTGCGCCCCTCCGGTGAACGCGGTGTCCTGCGCGCGCAGACCGAACTCGTCCACGAATGGCGCAGCTTCCCCTTCCTCGATCCCCGGCTTCCGCTAAAACTTCTCCCCGACGGTTGGAGCGGCGTGCGCGCGGCGGACCTGTTCCACCGCAAGCACGTCGAATGGCGACCAGAAGCACAGGCGCAATGGGACGAACTCGTGGGGGCATCGGGCTAG
- a CDS encoding ABC-F family ATP-binding cassette domain-containing protein, whose product MSATLVAKNLAAGHGDRVLFSGLDLVVAPGEVIGLVGVNGAGKSTLLKTLGGLVPPEEGSVRLNPPTATVGHLPQEPERREGESVRAFLSRRTGVTAAQAALDAATEALTAGEPGADDAYGLALDRWLALGGADLDDRAGEIVADLGLAVNLDQPMLSLSGGQAARAGMASLLLSRYDIFLLDEPTNDLDLDGLERLERFVTGLRAGTVLVSHDREFLARTVDRVVELDYAQQQVRTYGGGYESYLEERAVARRHAREEYEEFANTKASLEARGAMQRSWMEKGVKNARRKATDNDKVGRKFRSEATEKQASKARQTDRMIERLEVVEEPRKEWELRMEIAAAPRAGAVVATLRGAVVRRGEFTLGPVDLQIDWADKVAITGANGAGKSTLLAALLGRVPADEGAVSLGSGVVVGEVDQARKLFLGDLPLVEAFAREVPELADADVRTLLAKYGLKAAHVLRSAATLSPGERTRSALALLQARGVNLLVLDEPTNHLDLPAIEQLESALAEYPGTLLLVTHDRRMLDAVATTRRLEVAEGKVTEL is encoded by the coding sequence ATGAGCGCCACACTCGTTGCCAAGAATCTCGCCGCCGGCCACGGCGACCGCGTTCTGTTCTCCGGTCTCGACCTGGTCGTCGCGCCCGGCGAAGTGATCGGTCTCGTCGGTGTCAACGGGGCGGGCAAGTCGACCCTGCTGAAGACCCTCGGCGGCCTCGTCCCGCCGGAAGAGGGCAGCGTCCGGCTGAACCCGCCGACGGCCACCGTCGGTCACCTCCCGCAGGAGCCGGAACGCCGTGAGGGTGAGTCCGTCCGCGCGTTCCTCTCCCGGCGCACCGGCGTCACCGCCGCACAGGCCGCGCTCGACGCCGCCACCGAAGCGCTCACCGCGGGCGAACCCGGCGCGGACGACGCGTACGGTCTCGCGCTCGACCGCTGGCTCGCGCTCGGCGGGGCCGACCTGGACGACAGGGCGGGCGAGATCGTCGCGGATCTCGGGCTCGCCGTGAACCTCGACCAGCCGATGCTGTCGTTGTCGGGCGGGCAGGCGGCCCGAGCGGGGATGGCGTCGCTGCTGCTGAGCCGGTACGACATCTTCCTGCTCGACGAGCCGACCAACGACCTCGACCTCGACGGGCTGGAACGGCTCGAACGGTTCGTGACCGGGTTGCGCGCCGGGACCGTGCTGGTCAGCCACGACCGGGAATTCCTCGCCCGCACCGTGGACCGCGTCGTCGAACTCGACTACGCGCAGCAGCAGGTGCGGACCTACGGTGGCGGGTACGAGTCGTACCTGGAGGAACGCGCCGTCGCGCGGCGGCACGCCCGTGAGGAGTACGAGGAGTTCGCGAACACCAAGGCCTCACTCGAAGCGCGTGGCGCGATGCAGCGTTCGTGGATGGAGAAGGGCGTCAAGAACGCCCGGCGCAAGGCCACCGACAACGACAAGGTGGGCCGCAAGTTCCGGAGCGAGGCGACGGAGAAGCAGGCGTCGAAGGCGCGGCAGACCGACCGCATGATCGAGCGGCTCGAAGTCGTCGAGGAACCGCGCAAGGAATGGGAACTGCGGATGGAGATCGCCGCCGCACCCCGGGCGGGAGCGGTCGTGGCGACCCTGCGCGGCGCGGTGGTGCGGCGGGGCGAGTTCACCCTCGGCCCGGTGGACCTGCAGATCGACTGGGCGGACAAGGTCGCGATCACCGGGGCCAACGGCGCCGGGAAGTCGACGCTGCTCGCGGCGTTGCTCGGCCGGGTCCCGGCCGACGAAGGCGCTGTGTCACTCGGTTCCGGTGTCGTGGTCGGTGAGGTCGACCAGGCGCGGAAGCTGTTCCTCGGCGACCTTCCGCTCGTCGAGGCCTTCGCCCGCGAGGTCCCGGAACTTGCCGACGCCGACGTGCGGACGCTGCTGGCGAAGTACGGGCTCAAGGCCGCGCACGTCCTCCGGTCCGCGGCCACGCTGTCGCCGGGGGAGCGGACCCGGTCCGCGCTGGCGCTGCTGCAGGCACGCGGGGTGAACCTGCTCGTGCTCGACGAGCCGACGAACCACCTCGACCTGCCCGCGATCGAGCAACTGGAGTCGGCGCTGGCGGAGTATCCGGGGACGCTGCTGCTGGTGACGCACGACCGCCGGATGCTGGACGCGGTGGCGACGACGCGGCGGCTGGAAGTCGCCGAGGGCAAGGTCACGGAACTCTGA